The following nucleotide sequence is from Frankiales bacterium.
GCTGGAGCCGCGCGATGACCTCCTCGAGCTTGCGCGCCGCCTCCGTGGCGTGGCCGTACGTGCACACCGAGACGGTGTTGCCGCCGTCCGGGCCGAGGCCCGGGGTGGCGCCGAAGTTCAGCTTGGGGCCGGTGGCGTTGATGAGGTAGTCGTACTCGATGCTCTGCGTCTCCCCCGCCCGGGCCGGGTCGGTGTAGACGACGTCGACGAACCCCTTCGAGGTGGACGCGTCGCCCTCGGGGTGCAGCGCCACCGCCTTGGCCTGGCGGAAGTCGATCCCCTTCTTCGCGTAGACTGGCGCGAGCGGGAAGGTCACCTGGTCGGCCGCCATCCGCCCCACCCCGACCCAGATGTTGGAGGGGATCCAGTTCCACTGGGAGTTGGGCGACACCACCACGACCTCGTGGGGGGCCTTGAGCATCCGCCGCAGGTGCAGCGCGGCGGTGTGACCGGAGATCCCGGCCCCGAGGACGACGACACGAGCCATGGTCTCTCCCGGACGATCGGCGGCGACCACCGTGGTCGCACAGCCTAGCCTTATACCCCTAGGGGTATAGGTGTCCACTCGAGCGGGCGGGTCGTGCGGGACCCGCGAGGCGCGGCGTCCCGCTGCGCGGGAAGGCGGCCGCCCGGGCGTGGGACGGGTGGCTCAGGGCCGGAGGCGCGTCACGGAGGCGACCCGCTCGCGGCCCAGCGGCGACAGGTCCACGCTGCCGGCACGGGCGAGCTCGAGCGCCTCGGGCAGATCGAGCGGGCGGCTGAAGACGTAGCCCTGGGCGAGGTCGCAGTGCAGGGCGCGCAGTGCGGCAGCCCCCGCCCACTCCTCGACCCCCTCGGTGACCACCGTGAGGTTCATGGCCTGGGCCATCGCCACGACGCCCTGCACCAGAGCCAGCGAGCGCGGGTCGTGCAGCTCGGAGACGAACAGCTTGTCGAGCTTGAGGATGTCGACGGGCAGGCGGTGCAGGTAGCCCACGGAGGAGTAGCCGACGCCGAAGTCGTCGATGGCCAGCCGCGCTCCGGCCGCGCGCAGGCGGTGCAGCGCCGTCACGGTGTCGGCGTCGTCGCCGAGGTAGACGCCCTCCGTCAGCTCGAGCACCAGGCGCACGTCCGGGGCGAGCCGGTGCAGCTCCCCCACGCGCCGGGCGACGTCGGGGTCGGTGACCTGGAGCGGGGATAGGTTGACGCCGAGGTTCACCGAGCGCCCTGCTGCTCTGGCCAGCTCGCGGCCGCCCGCGTGCGCCTGCTCGAGGATCTGCGATCCCAGCGTGCCGATGAGGCCGATGCGCTCGGCCGCCGCGACGAACACGTTGGGCGGCACCTGGCCGAGGTCCGGGTCGTGCCACCGGGCCAGCGCCTCGAACCCGTCGATGTGCCCGGTCACGAGGTCCACCACGGGCTGGTACTGCACGGTGATGCGGTCCTCGAGCACCGCCGTGCGCACCGCGGCCTCGAGCTGGAGCCGGCCGAGCTCGGCCTCGCGCATGGTGGCGTGGAACAGCTCGGCCCGCGACTTGCCGCGCGACTTCGCGACGTACATCGCCGTGTCGGCGTTGTTGACCAGCATCTCGGCGGTGACCGGCTCGGCACCCGCGAACGCGATGCCGATGCTGGCGCGCACCCGGACGGTGCGGTCGCCGACCGAGAACTCCAGGTCCAGCGCGTCGAGGATGCGCCGGGCGACGTGCTCGGCCTGCGCCTCGCCGGTGAGGTCGTCGAGCAGGATCCCGAACTCGTCGCCGCCGAGGCGGGCCGCGACGTCCTCGCTGCGCAGGCAGCCGAGGATGCGCTGGGCCACCTGCACGAGGAGTCCGTCACCTGTGTCGTGGCCGAGGAGGTCGTTGACCTCCTTGAACCCGTCGAGGTCGACGTAGAGCACCGCGACCAGGCCGCGCGGGGCACGTTGCGCGAGCGACAGCGCCAGCCGGTCGAGGAACACGGCTCGGTTCGTGAGCCCGGTGAGCGCGTCGTGGCGGGCGAGGTAGGTCATCTCGTCGGAGAGCCGCCGCCGGTTGAACGCCGAGACGCCGACCGCGGTGAGCGCCTCGAGCGCCGCTCGGTCGCGCTCGTCGAGCGGCGCGTCGGTGTGCGGGGTGACCACGAGGTGGCGCGTCGGACGGCCCTCGACCTCGATGGCCGCACCGATCTCGGTGCCCTCCGCGGGCTCGTCGCGCACGACCGCAGTGCCGCGGCGCAGCGTGCGCTCCGCCTGCACCACGAGCGAGGCCTCGATCTGCGCGTCGTCGGTCCAGTCCGGCGCCTGGGTGGCCGCCTCGAGCAGGCCCACGAGGCGGCGCTGCGCGATCCGGGTCTCGCTCACCGACCGCACCGCCACCAGGATCGTGCCGACGGGGACGACCAGCAGGAGCAGCGTCCAGCTCGGGTACTGCGCCACGAGCAGCCACGCGAGGAAGCCCAGCGTGTCGACGCTGACGAACGTGGCGAGGCCGAGCGACACCGAGCTCCACCGCAGGAGGCTCCCGAGGGAGACGTCGCCCTCCAGGGCGAGCGAGCCGGCGGTGACGAGCAGGTCGACGGTGAAGTACACGGCGCACGCCACCATGACGGCGACCAGCTGCGCTCCGAGGTCGCCGCCCCGCACGCCCGCCGCCGTGACGATCGCCATGAACACGGCGCCGCCGAGGATGGTGATGCCGACGTTGAAGATCCGCGAGCGCCACGACTTGCGCTGGGTCGCGTTCGCGATCGTCGCGCTCACCGCCCAGAGCGCGAAGGCCTCCACCGGGGGCAGCGCGAGGGAGAGGAAGACCAGCACCGCGGGGTCGAAGCCGATCACGACGTTGCCGGAGCCGTGCGCGATCACGAGGGGGAACCGCGACATCACGACCACGACGCCCACGCACAGCAGCGCGGTCGGGTCGAGGGTGCCCCCGCCGGCGATCCACAGCACGACGGCGGGCACGGCGAGCAGGAGCCCCGCGGCGAAGATCGCGAGGTCGAGCCCGACGGCCACGGTGGCACGGGAGACGCGCGCAGCTGCCACCGCCGCCTCCTCCAGGTTCGACCGGCTCCAGCCCTTCGTGCGATGTCGGCCGGGATCGCCCGCGGCTTGAGGCCGTCACCGGCAGCAGGACGTCGGGCGGCCCGGTTCGCCGGGCGCCGATCCGCACCGCTGCCGATCGGCCCGGCGAGCGTCGCCGCAGGTGGACGGCGGTTCGCCGCGTGTCAGCGAGCGACGATCGCCTGCACGTCACGGGCGATGAGCAGCTCCTCGTCGGTGGGGACCACCAGGGCGAGGGGACGGTCCCCCCGCGAGATCCGGCCGCCCTCGCCCCCGTGCGCCACGTTGGCCGCGGTGTCCACGGCGAGCCCGAGCACCCCGAGGTGCCCGAGGATCCCGGCCCGGACCTCCGGCGAGTGCTCGCCGATGCCGCCGGTCAGCACGAGGGCGTCGAGTCCGCCCAGCGCCACCACGAGGGAGCCCACGGCCTTCGCGGCGCGGTAGCAGAACACGTCGATCGCGAGCGCCGCGTCCGCGTCGCCGTCGCGCGCGGCGTCGACCAGCGTGCGCATGTCGTTGCTGCGGCCGGACAGCCCGAGCAGGCCGCTCGAGCGGTTGAGCTCGGACACCAGCCCCTCGACGTCGAGCCCGAGGCGCGGCGCGAGGTAGCCGAGCGCACCGGGGTCGACGTCGCCGCTGCGCGTGCCCATGACCAGGCCCTCGAGCGGGGTGAGGCCCATCGTCGTGTCGACGCTCGCCCCGTGCCGCACCGCGGCGGCGCTGCACCCGTTGCCCAGGTGCATCGTGACGAGCAGCAGGTCCTCGAGCGGGCGGCCGACGACCTGCGCGGCGCGGGCCGCGACGTAGCGGTGCGAGATGCCGTGGAAGCCGTACCGGCGCACGCCGTGTTCCGTGTACCAGGAGCTGGGCACCGCGTAGCGGTAGGCCACCGGCGGCAGCGTCGCGTGGAACGCCGTGTCGAACACGGCCACCTGCGGCAGGTCCGGGAGCGCCGCGCGCGCCGCCTCGATCCCGGCGAGGTTGCCCGGCACCTGGAGCGGCGCGAGCTCGGCCACCGCCGCGATGCGCCGCGCGACCAGGTCGTCGACGACGACGGACTCGCGCAGGTCGGCACCGCCGTGCACCACGCGGTGCCCCACACCGATCAGGTGCTCGCGCTCGTCGTCGCGCAGCCCCTCGACCAGGTGCTCCACCACGCCGCGGTGCGAGCCGTCGCCCGGCGCGCTCGTTGTCCGCTCGTCGCCCCGGCGCACAGTCACTGCGACGTCGTCGGTGCCGACGCGCTCGGCGAGCGCCGTCAGCGCGCGCGTGCCCGTGACGGGGTCGAGCAGCGCCATCTTCACCGACGAGCTGCCGCTGTTGAGCGCCAGCACGTGCTCGGCCGGGGCCACCTCTCACCCCTCGTTCGGGGCCAGGCTCCAGTCACGCACGTCCGGCATGTCCTGGAGGTGCTCGACGACGTACTGCTCGTGCTCGGCCAGCCGTCGCTCGCAGTACTCCTTGAGCTCGCTGGCGCCGGGCGGGGTGCGCCGCGCGTTGTTGAGGGCGTCCATCACCAGGTGGAAGCGCGACACCTTGTTGCGCACCACCATGTCGAAGGGCGTCGTGGTGGTGCCCTCCTCGATGAACCCGCGCACCCGGAAACGGTCGGCGTCGGGACGGCCGTGGACGAGCTGGTGGATCGCGCCGGGGTAGCCGTGGAAGGCGAACACGACGTCGACGTGGTCGGTGAACAGCTCGTTGAAGAGGGTCTCGTCCATGCCGTGGGGGTGGTCCTTCCGGCGCGGGAGGGTCATGAGGTCGACGACGTTGACCACGCGGGTGCGGAAGTGCGGCAGGTGCTCGCGCAGGATCTGCGCGGCCGCGACCGTCTCCATGGTCACCACGTCGCCGGCGCAGGCCAGCACGATGTCCGGGTCGGCGCTGCCGTCATCCGTGCCCGCCCACGACCACGTGCCCGCGCCGCGAGCGCAGTGCTGGACCGCCTCGTCGATCGTGAGCCACTGGAGCTGCGGCTGCTTGTCGATCACCACGAGGTTGACGTACGACCTCGACCGGAAGCAGTGGTCGGCCACCGACAGCAGGCAGTTCGCGTCCGGCGGCAGGTAGACCCGGCCGATGCTCCCGCGCGTGGTGATGACGTTCTGGATGAGGCCCGGCCCCTGGTGGCTGAAGCCGTTGTGGTCGTTCCGCCACGCCGTGCTCGTGAGCAGGATGTTCAGGCTCGGCACCTCGGCGCGCCACGAGAGGTTGCCGGCCTCCTGGAGCCACTTGCTGTGCTGGATCGTCTGCGAGGCGCTCACCATCGCGAAGGCCTCGTACGTCGCGAACCACCCGTGCCGGCCGGTGAGCGTGTAGCCCTCGAGCCAACCGTGGCAGTTGTGCTCCGAGAGCACCTCCATCACCCGGCCGTCGCGCGAGAGCGAGACGTCCTGGTCCGTGACCCGCTCGGCGAACGCGCGGTCCGACGCCTCGAACACCGCGCCGAGCCTGTTGCTGTTGGTCTCGTCCGGGCAGAAGAGCCGGAAGCGGTCGCCGTTGGCGCGGTAGACGTCGCGCATCATCGCCCCGAGCGTGCGCGTGGACTCCGCGCGCACCGTGGCCGGCGACGGGACGTCGAGCGCGTACGAGCGGAAGTCGGGCAGCTCGAGGTCGCGGGTGAGCAGGCCGCCGTTGGCGTGCGGGCTCGCCGTCATGCGCAGGTCGCCCTGCGGGTTGGCGCGCAGCACGAGCTCGGTGGGGGCGCCGGCGTCGTCGAAGAGCTCCTCGGGCCGGTAGGACCGCATCCACTCCGCGAGCATCGCGAGGTGCTCGGCGTTGTCCTTCACCCCGGACAGCGGAACCTGGTGCGCCCGCCACGTGCCCTGCACCTGCACACCGTCGACGACGTCGGGGCCGGTCCAGCCCTTGGGGCTGCGCAGCACGATCATCGGCCAGTGCGGACGGGCGCCGTCCCACTGCCCCGCGCGCGCCGCGGCCTGGATCGAGCGGATGCGGTTCCAGGCGTCGGCGAGCGCCGCCGCGAAGCGGTGGTGCATGCCGGGCAGGTCCGACCCGTCCACCTCGATGACGTGGTAGCCGTGGCCCGTGAGCAGCTCGCGCACCTCGTCGGGGTCCTTGCGCCCGAGCACCGTCGGCCCCGCGATCTTCGCGCCGTTGAGGTGCAGCACCGGCAGCACCGCGCCGTCGCGCGTGGGGTTGAGGAACGAGATGCCCTTCCACGACCCCTCGAGCGGACCGGTCTCGGCCTCGCCGTCGCCGACGACGGCCAGCGCGATGAGGTCCGGGTTGTCCATGACCGCGCCGAACGCGTGCACGAGCACGTAGCCGAGCTCGCCGCCCTCGTGGATCGAGCCCGGCGTCGTCACCGAGACGTGGCTGGGGATGCCGCCCGGCGCCGAGAACTGGCGGAACAGACGGCGCATGCCCTCCTCGTCGAGGGTCACCTGCGGGAACCGCTCGGTGTAGCTGCCCTCGAGGTAGCTGGCCGCGACGAGGGCCGGTCCGCCGTGGCCGGGGCCGGCGAGGTAGATCATCTCCTGGTCGGTCGCCTGGATCAGGCGCGAGGCGTGCGCGTAGACGAACGACAGGCCGGGGCTGGTGCCCCAGTGCCCGAGCAGCCGCGGCTTGATGTCGTCGGGCGTCAGCGTGGAGCGCAGCAGCGGGTTGGACATGAGGTAGATCTGGCCGACGGTCAGGTAGTTGTTGGCCCGCCACCAGGCGTCGAGCGCCGCGACCTCGTCGTCCGTGGGCTTCGCGAGCCGCTCGACGAGGACGGGGTCCGGTGCGGTTGCGGTGATCGTCATGGGTGCTCCGTGGCGTCGGCGTACGGGACAACCCGACGCTACCCGTGGACCGCGGCCGCCATGCGGCGCACGCCGGTCGTCATCCAGAGTTCACCTGTTGCATGACACGGGAAACGGGCCGCGACCCATTTGCACGCCCGACGACGCCGCAGGGCGCCGGAGCAGTGCCGCTCAGGGCTCGTCGAGCCAGCCCGACTGGCGGGCGAGCGCGACCGCCGCGAGCTGCGTGCCGACGTCGAGCTTGGTCAGGATGCCGCGCACCTGCGTGCGCA
It contains:
- a CDS encoding EAL domain-containing protein, which translates into the protein MAAARVSRATVAVGLDLAIFAAGLLLAVPAVVLWIAGGGTLDPTALLCVGVVVVMSRFPLVIAHGSGNVVIGFDPAVLVFLSLALPPVEAFALWAVSATIANATQRKSWRSRIFNVGITILGGAVFMAIVTAAGVRGGDLGAQLVAVMVACAVYFTVDLLVTAGSLALEGDVSLGSLLRWSSVSLGLATFVSVDTLGFLAWLLVAQYPSWTLLLLVVPVGTILVAVRSVSETRIAQRRLVGLLEAATQAPDWTDDAQIEASLVVQAERTLRRGTAVVRDEPAEGTEIGAAIEVEGRPTRHLVVTPHTDAPLDERDRAALEALTAVGVSAFNRRRLSDEMTYLARHDALTGLTNRAVFLDRLALSLAQRAPRGLVAVLYVDLDGFKEVNDLLGHDTGDGLLVQVAQRILGCLRSEDVAARLGGDEFGILLDDLTGEAQAEHVARRILDALDLEFSVGDRTVRVRASIGIAFAGAEPVTAEMLVNNADTAMYVAKSRGKSRAELFHATMREAELGRLQLEAAVRTAVLEDRITVQYQPVVDLVTGHIDGFEALARWHDPDLGQVPPNVFVAAAERIGLIGTLGSQILEQAHAGGRELARAAGRSVNLGVNLSPLQVTDPDVARRVGELHRLAPDVRLVLELTEGVYLGDDADTVTALHRLRAAGARLAIDDFGVGYSSVGYLHRLPVDILKLDKLFVSELHDPRSLALVQGVVAMAQAMNLTVVTEGVEEWAGAAALRALHCDLAQGYVFSRPLDLPEALELARAGSVDLSPLGRERVASVTRLRP
- a CDS encoding acetate/propionate family kinase encodes the protein MALLDPVTGTRALTALAERVGTDDVAVTVRRGDERTTSAPGDGSHRGVVEHLVEGLRDDEREHLIGVGHRVVHGGADLRESVVVDDLVARRIAAVAELAPLQVPGNLAGIEAARAALPDLPQVAVFDTAFHATLPPVAYRYAVPSSWYTEHGVRRYGFHGISHRYVAARAAQVVGRPLEDLLLVTMHLGNGCSAAAVRHGASVDTTMGLTPLEGLVMGTRSGDVDPGALGYLAPRLGLDVEGLVSELNRSSGLLGLSGRSNDMRTLVDAARDGDADAALAIDVFCYRAAKAVGSLVVALGGLDALVLTGGIGEHSPEVRAGILGHLGVLGLAVDTAANVAHGGEGGRISRGDRPLALVVPTDEELLIARDVQAIVAR
- a CDS encoding phosphoketolase, whose translation is MTITATAPDPVLVERLAKPTDDEVAALDAWWRANNYLTVGQIYLMSNPLLRSTLTPDDIKPRLLGHWGTSPGLSFVYAHASRLIQATDQEMIYLAGPGHGGPALVAASYLEGSYTERFPQVTLDEEGMRRLFRQFSAPGGIPSHVSVTTPGSIHEGGELGYVLVHAFGAVMDNPDLIALAVVGDGEAETGPLEGSWKGISFLNPTRDGAVLPVLHLNGAKIAGPTVLGRKDPDEVRELLTGHGYHVIEVDGSDLPGMHHRFAAALADAWNRIRSIQAAARAGQWDGARPHWPMIVLRSPKGWTGPDVVDGVQVQGTWRAHQVPLSGVKDNAEHLAMLAEWMRSYRPEELFDDAGAPTELVLRANPQGDLRMTASPHANGGLLTRDLELPDFRSYALDVPSPATVRAESTRTLGAMMRDVYRANGDRFRLFCPDETNSNRLGAVFEASDRAFAERVTDQDVSLSRDGRVMEVLSEHNCHGWLEGYTLTGRHGWFATYEAFAMVSASQTIQHSKWLQEAGNLSWRAEVPSLNILLTSTAWRNDHNGFSHQGPGLIQNVITTRGSIGRVYLPPDANCLLSVADHCFRSRSYVNLVVIDKQPQLQWLTIDEAVQHCARGAGTWSWAGTDDGSADPDIVLACAGDVVTMETVAAAQILREHLPHFRTRVVNVVDLMTLPRRKDHPHGMDETLFNELFTDHVDVVFAFHGYPGAIHQLVHGRPDADRFRVRGFIEEGTTTTPFDMVVRNKVSRFHLVMDALNNARRTPPGASELKEYCERRLAEHEQYVVEHLQDMPDVRDWSLAPNEG